From Macaca mulatta isolate MMU2019108-1 chromosome 1, T2T-MMU8v2.0, whole genome shotgun sequence, the proteins below share one genomic window:
- the RNF186 gene encoding E3 ubiquitin-protein ligase RNF186: protein MACTKTLQQPQPISAGATTTTTAVAPAGGHHGSTECDLECLVCREPYSCPRSPKLLACQHAFCAVCLKLLLCVQDNTWSITCPLCRKVTTVPGGLICSLRDHEAVVRQLAQPCTEVPLCPQELMGPADLAAGHPSLVGEDGQDEVSANHVAARRLAAHLLLLALLIILIGPFIYPGVLRWVLTFIIALALLMSTLFCCLPSSWGSCWPSSRTLFCREQKHSHISSIA from the coding sequence ATGGCCTGCACCAAGACCCTGCAACAGCCCCAGCCCATCTCCGCAGgagccaccacaaccaccaccgcTGTGGCTCCCGCCGGGGGTCATCATGGCTCCACAGAATGTGACCTGGAGTGTCTGGTGTGCCGGGAGCCCTACAGCTGTCCCCGGTCGCCCAAGCTACTGGCCTGCCAGCATGCCTTCTGCGCCGTCTGCCTGAAGCTCCTGCTATGCGTGCAGGACAACACCTGGTCCATCACCTGCCCACTGTGCCGCAAGGTCACCACCGTCCCCGGGGGCCTCATCTGCAGCCTGCGTGACCACGAGGCGGTGGTGAGGCAGCTGGCCCAGCCATGCACAGAGGTGCCGCTCTGTCCTCAGGAGCTGATGGGTCCTGCCGACTTGGCAGCAGGGCACCCCAGCTTGGTGGGAGAGGATGGACAGGATGAAGTAAGTGCAAACCACGTGGCAGCCCGGCGCCTGGCCGCACACCTACTCCTGCTGGCTTTGCTCATCATCCTTATCGGGCCCTTCATCTACCCGGGTGTCTTACGGTGGGTGCTCACCTTCATCATCGCCCTGGCCCTGCTGATGTCCACCCTCTTCTgctgcctccccagcagctggggcaGCTGCTGGCCCTCCTCCAGGACTCTCTTCTGcagagagcagaaacacagccaCATCTCTTCCATTGCCTGA